A stretch of DNA from Flavobacteriaceae bacterium MAR_2009_75:
ATTTATTGCCGCCCACATCGATATTACTTTTGTTGCCGCCATCATTAATGAAAATGGTCTTGTCTTTAAAGATTATAGCGTAGGCGAAAGGGGCGATATACTCCCATTTGACCAGATTGGGTGCCATGAAGGCCAGCTTACCGCTCGATTCAATATCGTTCGAAAGAAAGTCTAAATGTTTGTATTGTGTAAAATCACTGGTAATGGTTTCAGTTTTATCGGCAAGTGACTTCACTGTCGTCTTCAAAGTATTGGCCTCTGTGGTAGACATTTTAGTCTGACTTAGACCGATTACCGCCCAAAGCGAAAAAACCAAACAAAAAATAGGTTGACTAATCTTTTTTAGAAGGGAAGTGTAGTGCTCATAATTCCAGCACATTAAAGAAAAAATTGGTTTAAACATAAGCTTTGATTCCCAACAATCGGTCGGCTGTGACCGATTGAAGATTTTTCTCTCGCAAAAATACCAATAACCGTTCCAAAACGGCCACAGATTTTGCACTGGTATCATGCAAAAGAATAATATCACCTTTTGAAACCTTAGAAGTAATTCTTTTGAGTACCATATCTTCGGTGCGCACGGTGGTATCTAAAGACCTCACATTCCAACCGATCGATTGTACATTTAATTGGTTGACCGCTTTCTCTATGGATGGGTTGGTTACGCCAAAAGCGGGGCGATATAAGTCCATTGTCAGGCCGGTAAGATCCTTCACTACCTTCTTGGCCTTTTCAAGCTCTGCTATTACATCTTTCACTCCATAAAAACCGAACGATCGAGAATGGCTATACGTGTGATTACCTATGGTATGCCCTTCTTCGAGAAATCTCTTAAGTATGTCAGGATGCTCTTCTATTTTCTGGCCGATACAAAAAAATGTAGCCTTGGCGTTGTACTTTTTTAAGAGATTCAGAACTTGAGGCGTGAATTCGGCATTTGGGCCATCGTCAAATGTAATCGATACCCAGTTTTGTTCTATTTTCTTGTTGGAATGCCGAGATTTCATATGAAAATCCCATCCTATAAAAAAAGAACCACAAAATGTTATGAGAAACCATGCGAGAACCACGAGCGTATAAACATACCATGGCACATCAAAAAAAAATTCGAGTATGATTAGTATGATGAGCAAGGCTACAGTGGTGGAGTAGACCACTCTGCGTGATACGAGCTG
This window harbors:
- a CDS encoding peptidoglycan/xylan/chitin deacetylase (PgdA/CDA1 family); the protein is MLGQLVSRRVVYSTTVALLIILIILEFFFDVPWYVYTLVVLAWFLITFCGSFFIGWDFHMKSRHSNKKIEQNWVSITFDDGPNAEFTPQVLNLLKKYNAKATFFCIGQKIEEHPDILKRFLEEGHTIGNHTYSHSRSFGFYGVKDVIAELEKAKKVVKDLTGLTMDLYRPAFGVTNPSIEKAVNQLNVQSIGWNVRSLDTTVRTEDMVLKRITSKVSKGDIILLHDTSAKSVAVLERLLVFLREKNLQSVTADRLLGIKAYV
- a CDS encoding outer membrane lipoprotein-sorting protein, which translates into the protein MCWNYEHYTSLLKKISQPIFCLVFSLWAVIGLSQTKMSTTEANTLKTTVKSLADKTETITSDFTQYKHLDFLSNDIESSGKLAFMAPNLVKWEYIAPFAYAIIFKDKTIFINDGGNKSNIDVGGNKLFEQLNHLIASSIRGDMFDDEKFDISFFKENGQSLVHFMPKDPKFAEFINAFHIKFNEIGEVEEVKMIEPSGDYTQIVFNNRKTNQPLSDADFTH